The following proteins come from a genomic window of Rhizobium sp. 007:
- a CDS encoding SDR family oxidoreductase, which translates to MKIVIIGGTGLIGSKTAERLRKKGHEVIAAAPKTGVNSLTGEGLAEALKNTEVVIDLANSPSFEDKAVLEFFQTAGKNLMAAEIEAGVKHHVALSIVGTDRLPDSGYLRAKVAQEKIIRAAGIPYTIVRSTQFMEFLGGIAQEGTVGDTARLSTGFLQPIASDDVADFVTDAALAAPANGIIEICGPERARLCDFAARYLKAIGDSRTVIADPDARYFGTKLEDGSLVSDNHPRIGRIGFDDWFATTPRK; encoded by the coding sequence ATGAAAATCGTGATTATCGGCGGAACCGGCCTGATCGGTTCCAAGACTGCAGAGCGCCTGCGCAAGAAGGGGCATGAGGTCATTGCCGCTGCCCCGAAAACCGGCGTCAATTCCCTCACCGGAGAGGGCTTGGCGGAAGCACTGAAGAATACCGAGGTGGTGATCGACCTCGCGAACTCGCCATCCTTCGAGGATAAGGCCGTGCTCGAATTCTTTCAGACGGCGGGCAAGAACCTGATGGCAGCGGAAATCGAGGCCGGCGTGAAACACCACGTCGCGCTTTCGATCGTCGGCACGGATCGGTTGCCGGATAGCGGCTATCTTCGAGCCAAGGTCGCCCAGGAAAAGATCATCCGGGCAGCCGGCATTCCCTATACGATCGTGCGTTCCACACAGTTCATGGAATTTCTCGGCGGCATCGCCCAAGAGGGCACGGTCGGCGACACCGCCCGCTTGTCGACGGGTTTCCTGCAGCCGATCGCGTCCGACGACGTCGCCGATTTCGTAACGGACGCGGCGCTTGCGGCGCCGGCTAACGGCATCATCGAAATCTGCGGCCCCGAGCGCGCACGTCTTTGCGATTTCGCCGCGCGCTACCTCAAGGCGATCGGAGATTCCCGCACCGTTATCGCAGATCCGGATGCCCGCTATTTCGGGACCAAACTGGAAGACGGTTCACTCGTCTCCGACAATCATCCTCGCATCGGCCGCATCGGTTTCGACGATTGGTTTGCGACAACGCCCAGAAAATAA
- a CDS encoding cupin domain-containing protein: MIKSLHVAVALTALLSGSALAHDTPGGGEGAKVTLVYDHELPNVPGKSMKGVLVEYAPGGFSEGHTHPASAFIYATVLEGAIRSQVNDGPVTVYKAGDSFSELPGDRHGVSENASKTKPARLLAVFVVDSAEQELTFPIKK, from the coding sequence ATGATCAAGTCATTGCATGTTGCCGTTGCGTTGACGGCTCTCCTATCAGGTTCGGCTCTTGCACATGATACGCCGGGTGGCGGCGAGGGCGCGAAGGTTACGCTGGTCTATGACCATGAACTGCCGAACGTTCCCGGCAAGAGCATGAAGGGCGTTCTCGTCGAATATGCTCCGGGCGGTTTCTCGGAGGGCCATACCCATCCAGCGTCCGCCTTCATTTACGCGACCGTCCTCGAAGGCGCGATCCGCAGTCAGGTCAACGATGGCCCCGTCACCGTCTATAAGGCCGGTGACAGCTTTTCGGAATTGCCGGGCGATCGCCACGGTGTCAGCGAAAACGCGAGCAAGACCAAACCGGCAAGGCTGCTTGCAGTCTTCGTCGTCGATAGCGCCGAGCAAGAACTGACATTCCCGATCAAGAAATAG
- a CDS encoding mechanosensitive ion channel family protein — protein sequence MFGNDNFVPLVLINLLGIAGIVVWHIQGGNRPRGRLIVQILFFTNMSLVLYLGGIAPHRPDGIYTQGFAALLSKSARILWWTHLAWTIIGFIQIYVRLNRKPREAHLIQDMAIAVIYLGVALSVIGFVFGMPVGTLVATSGVIAVIFGLALQNTLGDVFSGIALTLGRAYAIGDWVQLNDGTEGRVIETTWRSTNLLTVTHNVVVLPNSILAKQGVTNLSRPDETHLIALRVRIAATQRPRIVEEVMRSVLKASVRIVKNPPPVVALTAIDAIAIEVELQFRVDSVAIRTPAKNEIVDLLHDQCRASGLLLAMPAESLAFVPAPFGNQYPAESRPV from the coding sequence ATGTTTGGTAATGACAATTTCGTGCCGCTTGTTCTGATCAACCTTCTGGGAATTGCCGGCATCGTCGTGTGGCACATCCAGGGCGGCAACCGTCCGAGGGGCCGCCTGATCGTCCAGATCCTGTTCTTCACCAACATGAGCCTCGTGCTCTATCTGGGGGGCATCGCTCCGCATAGGCCCGACGGTATCTACACGCAAGGTTTTGCCGCGCTGCTTTCCAAATCGGCCAGAATTTTGTGGTGGACCCATCTCGCCTGGACGATCATCGGCTTCATCCAGATCTACGTCAGACTGAACCGCAAGCCACGGGAAGCACATCTCATCCAGGATATGGCCATTGCCGTTATCTATCTCGGCGTGGCGCTTTCCGTCATCGGTTTCGTCTTCGGCATGCCGGTCGGAACCTTGGTTGCAACATCAGGCGTCATCGCCGTGATCTTCGGCCTCGCGTTACAGAATACGCTTGGCGATGTCTTTTCCGGCATCGCGCTGACGCTCGGCAGGGCCTATGCAATAGGCGACTGGGTCCAGTTGAACGACGGAACCGAGGGTCGCGTCATCGAAACCACCTGGCGCTCCACCAACCTGCTGACCGTTACGCACAATGTCGTCGTGCTACCGAACAGCATCCTGGCAAAGCAGGGCGTGACAAACCTCAGCCGCCCTGACGAAACCCACCTGATCGCGTTGCGTGTGCGCATCGCTGCAACGCAAAGACCACGCATTGTCGAGGAAGTCATGCGGTCTGTGCTTAAAGCCAGCGTCCGAATCGTCAAGAATCCGCCGCCGGTCGTTGCTCTGACGGCCATCGACGCGATCGCAATCGAAGTCGAGCTGCAGTTCCGCGTCGACAGCGTCGCCATTCGAACGCCCGCCAAGAACGAGATCGTCGACCTGCTTCATGACCAATGCAGAGCAAGCGGGCTTTTGCTGGCCATGCCGGCCGAAAGCCTCGCTTTTGTGCCGGCACCGTTCGGCAACCAGTATCCTGCCGAGTCCCGGCCGGTCTAG
- a CDS encoding transposase has translation MYEERDPIDEAQWNWLAPLMPGGCRGKRGPRADNRRLIDAIFWMVRSGGRWRDLPERFGDYRTVKRRHC, from the coding sequence ATGTATGAAGAGCGCGATCCCATTGATGAAGCCCAATGGAACTGGCTTGCGCCCTTGATGCCCGGTGGCTGCCGCGGCAAGCGCGGCCCGCGAGCCGATAACAGACGCCTTATTGATGCGATCTTCTGGATGGTCCGTTCCGGTGGGCGCTGGCGCGACCTGCCGGAGCGGTTTGGCGATTACCGCACTGTCAAGCGGCGCCACTGTTGA
- a CDS encoding NAD(P)/FAD-dependent oxidoreductase produces the protein MRLVIVGAGFAGMYAALSAARLRDIEGVSPEELEIALVSPEPTLVIRPRLYEPKPETLTAPLQDVFHAVDVAYVQGSVEAIDTKACTVEVVNARGERKSLQYHRLVLATGSRLFRPNIPGLAEYAFSVDNVDDAIALDRHLHELAKMPASAARDTIVVAGAGFTGIEAATEMPSRLRTLFDKTANPRVIIVDRSSAVAPDMGEGPRPIIEEALRKLGVETRLNAGVSSLDKSGVALSTGEHIETMTVIWAAGMRANPLTTKIPGERDKFDRLLVDGCLRVPSVPGVFATGDAARAACDGCGNYALMSCQHATRMGAFAGNNAAAELLGVPVRQYHQEAYVTCLDLGDAGALFTRGWDRKVEMVGEKAKATKQEINTVWIYPPQPERAAALASADPERVTDL, from the coding sequence ATGAGACTTGTAATTGTAGGCGCCGGTTTCGCCGGCATGTACGCCGCACTGTCCGCAGCCCGCCTGCGCGATATCGAAGGCGTTTCGCCCGAAGAGCTCGAAATCGCGCTGGTGTCCCCGGAACCGACGCTCGTCATCCGCCCCCGGCTTTACGAGCCGAAACCCGAGACCCTGACGGCGCCTCTGCAGGATGTATTTCACGCCGTCGATGTCGCCTACGTGCAGGGCAGCGTGGAAGCGATCGACACGAAGGCCTGCACCGTAGAAGTCGTCAATGCCAGGGGCGAACGAAAGTCCCTTCAATATCATCGCCTTGTGCTCGCCACCGGCAGCCGGCTGTTCCGCCCGAATATTCCCGGCCTCGCCGAATACGCCTTCAGCGTCGATAACGTCGATGACGCCATTGCCCTTGATCGCCACCTGCACGAGCTTGCGAAGATGCCGGCCTCGGCCGCGCGCGACACCATCGTTGTTGCCGGCGCCGGCTTCACGGGTATCGAGGCGGCGACCGAGATGCCTTCGCGGCTGCGGACCCTGTTCGACAAAACCGCCAATCCGCGTGTCATTATCGTCGACCGCAGCAGCGCGGTAGCCCCCGACATGGGCGAAGGTCCGCGCCCGATCATCGAGGAAGCACTGCGCAAGCTCGGCGTGGAAACGCGGCTCAATGCCGGCGTTTCATCGCTGGATAAATCCGGAGTTGCGCTGAGTACCGGCGAACATATCGAAACCATGACCGTGATCTGGGCGGCAGGCATGCGGGCCAATCCGCTGACCACCAAAATTCCCGGCGAGCGTGACAAGTTCGACCGGCTGCTGGTCGATGGCTGCCTGCGTGTGCCGTCCGTACCCGGCGTCTTCGCCACCGGGGATGCCGCGCGCGCCGCGTGCGACGGCTGCGGCAACTACGCACTGATGTCGTGCCAGCACGCCACACGCATGGGCGCCTTCGCGGGCAACAACGCCGCCGCTGAACTGTTGGGCGTGCCGGTGCGGCAATATCATCAGGAAGCTTATGTCACCTGCCTCGACCTCGGCGATGCCGGAGCCCTCTTTACCCGAGGCTGGGACCGTAAGGTGGAGATGGTCGGCGAGAAAGCGAAGGCGACCAAACAGGAGATCAACACCGTCTGGATCTATCCGCCGCAGCCCGAGCGCGCCGCTGCGCTGGCTTCCGCCGATCCGGAGCGTGTGACGGACCTCTGA
- a CDS encoding alpha/beta hydrolase has product MTSITTSDGVQLFYKDWGPKSAQPIVFHHGWPLSSDDWDNQMLFFLGKGFRVIAHDRRGHGRSSQVSDGHDMDHYASDVAAMIDYLDLHNAIHVGHSTGGGEAARYVARHGKGRVAKLILIAAVPPLMLKTAANPGGLPIEAFDGLRSQLAANRSQFYRDFPSGPFYGYNRPGSEPSQAVISNWWRQGMMGGAKAHYDGIKAFSETDFTEDLKSITVPTLVLHGDDDQIVPIGAAAPLSAKLLQAGTLKVYENLPHGLCTTHPDVVNADMLAFITA; this is encoded by the coding sequence ATGACCTCCATTACAACCAGCGACGGTGTTCAACTTTTTTACAAGGACTGGGGACCGAAGTCCGCTCAGCCGATCGTCTTTCACCACGGCTGGCCGCTCAGCTCCGACGATTGGGATAATCAAATGCTCTTCTTCCTTGGCAAGGGCTTTCGCGTGATCGCTCATGATCGCCGCGGTCATGGCCGATCGAGCCAGGTGAGCGACGGTCATGACATGGATCACTACGCCTCCGACGTTGCCGCAATGATCGACTACCTCGATCTTCACAACGCGATCCATGTCGGCCACTCTACCGGCGGCGGCGAAGCCGCGCGGTATGTCGCGCGCCACGGCAAGGGCCGCGTTGCCAAACTGATCCTAATTGCGGCCGTGCCGCCATTGATGTTGAAGACCGCCGCCAATCCCGGCGGTTTGCCAATCGAGGCATTCGACGGATTGCGCAGCCAGCTGGCCGCCAACCGTTCGCAGTTCTATCGCGATTTTCCAAGCGGCCCCTTCTACGGCTACAACCGCCCGGGTTCCGAGCCTTCGCAGGCGGTCATCTCGAACTGGTGGCGTCAGGGCATGATGGGCGGCGCGAAAGCGCATTACGACGGCATCAAGGCATTCTCGGAGACGGATTTCACCGAGGACCTGAAGAGCATCACCGTGCCGACGCTGGTGTTGCATGGCGATGACGACCAGATCGTTCCCATCGGTGCCGCCGCTCCGTTGTCGGCGAAGCTCCTGCAGGCCGGCACGCTTAAAGTCTACGAGAACCTGCCGCATGGGCTGTGCACGACCCATCCAGATGTGGTCAATGCCGACATGCTGGCCTTCATCACCGCCTAA
- a CDS encoding AraC family transcriptional regulator, with protein sequence MSLPCSTDPLESSPAETETKAAADQNPANEMSRVLRTAPIHLAADPSGGAIAHWNHGPLHDVVEPMTDHVIMAYNGAIQRMERRSGRSIVSGTFRRGVVIIIPAGSSSRWDIPKPVDVVQLYLPHTTLTRIADETDTFTPTDLLERTAHPDLITSRLLLSAADVLEGNTALDTLFRQQLTDLLATRLLAAHTGKAPSYQPALGGLAPSVLRRAIERLRSDADADVSLAALAADSGLSRFHFCRAFKESTGLSPHNWLRQYRLEQAINMLRDPQNSIALVAASLGYASQTAFAAAFRKLTGETPTDWRRRHG encoded by the coding sequence ATGAGCTTGCCTTGTTCCACCGATCCTCTCGAGAGCTCGCCGGCTGAGACCGAAACGAAGGCTGCCGCCGATCAGAACCCTGCTAACGAGATGTCACGTGTTCTCAGAACTGCGCCAATTCATCTTGCGGCGGACCCCTCCGGCGGTGCAATCGCCCACTGGAATCACGGCCCCTTACATGATGTCGTCGAGCCCATGACCGACCACGTCATCATGGCTTACAACGGCGCGATACAGCGCATGGAACGGCGGTCAGGAAGATCGATCGTGAGCGGAACGTTTCGTCGCGGGGTTGTGATCATCATCCCGGCTGGATCAAGCTCCCGATGGGATATTCCAAAACCGGTTGATGTCGTTCAGCTCTATCTTCCCCACACGACACTGACGCGCATTGCCGACGAAACCGATACTTTCACGCCGACCGATCTCTTGGAGCGAACGGCGCATCCGGACCTCATTACATCCCGATTGCTCCTGAGCGCAGCCGATGTCCTGGAAGGCAATACGGCACTGGATACACTGTTCAGGCAGCAGTTGACCGATCTTCTGGCCACGCGCCTGCTGGCTGCACATACCGGCAAGGCACCGAGCTATCAGCCGGCGCTCGGCGGCCTCGCGCCGAGCGTGCTGCGCCGGGCCATCGAACGATTGCGGTCGGACGCAGACGCGGACGTCTCCCTCGCGGCCCTCGCTGCCGATTCCGGGCTATCACGTTTTCATTTCTGTCGCGCTTTCAAGGAAAGCACGGGGCTTTCGCCTCACAACTGGCTCCGTCAATATCGGCTCGAGCAGGCCATAAACATGCTACGTGATCCTCAAAATTCGATCGCGTTGGTCGCAGCCTCGCTCGGTTATGCCTCGCAAACAGCATTTGCAGCTGCATTCCGAAAATTGACCGGTGAAACACCGACCGATTGGCGGCGGCGCCACGGCTGA
- a CDS encoding DoxX family protein: MKTEAASSNGSGAALAALIRRTEGLLASVPQSLPLLALRFALAIPFFKSGLTKWDGFLTLSQGARYLFEQEFKLHIFGNEIAYPFPLAMATAAGIGELILPVLLVLGLATRFAALGLLLMTAIIQLTIPDGWANFHLPWAAMALALIVFGGGRLAIDPLVMPRRK; the protein is encoded by the coding sequence ATGAAGACCGAAGCTGCCTCATCCAACGGCTCTGGCGCTGCCTTGGCCGCCCTCATCAGACGTACCGAAGGCCTGCTCGCCTCCGTTCCTCAATCGCTGCCGCTGCTGGCACTGCGCTTCGCGCTGGCGATTCCCTTCTTCAAGTCGGGACTGACAAAATGGGACGGATTCCTGACGCTTTCGCAAGGTGCGAGGTATCTCTTCGAACAGGAGTTTAAACTCCATATTTTCGGCAACGAGATTGCCTATCCGTTTCCACTGGCGATGGCGACCGCAGCGGGGATCGGAGAACTGATCCTGCCGGTTTTGTTGGTCCTTGGCTTGGCGACACGCTTCGCCGCCCTCGGCTTGCTGCTGATGACGGCGATCATCCAGCTCACCATTCCAGATGGCTGGGCGAATTTCCACCTGCCCTGGGCGGCGATGGCGCTGGCATTGATCGTGTTTGGCGGGGGCAGGCTCGCGATTGATCCGCTTGTCATGCCCCGCCGCAAATGA
- a CDS encoding DNA-binding domain-containing protein, whose product MTMDFVTSQTAFADALLHADRPVPDGIATARGGVDAARFAVYRNNVFVGLTKALAQHFPVTERLVGTEFFMAMARAYAQDHKPASPLIIEYGGDFPDFIASFQPARELAYLPDVARVEAAWMRAYHAADSAPLDLAVLAAAAPEMLADLRLVPHPSAGLIRSDYPVGSIWSAHQQDMVAPLVDWRPQAVLVVRPQMTVNVHVVPPQDAVFAACLFNAATLGAAAEAAFTAGPAFDFGTALIGLASLGAFSALQQHEGNVA is encoded by the coding sequence ATGACCATGGATTTTGTCACCAGCCAGACCGCCTTTGCCGACGCTTTGCTGCATGCCGATCGGCCGGTGCCGGACGGCATCGCCACCGCGCGCGGCGGGGTCGACGCTGCGCGGTTCGCCGTCTACCGCAACAATGTCTTCGTCGGGCTGACAAAGGCACTCGCCCAGCACTTTCCGGTAACCGAGCGGCTCGTTGGCACGGAATTCTTCATGGCCATGGCGCGGGCCTATGCCCAGGATCACAAACCCGCCTCACCGCTGATCATCGAATATGGCGGCGACTTCCCGGATTTCATTGCGAGCTTCCAGCCAGCGAGAGAGCTTGCCTATCTGCCCGATGTCGCCCGGGTCGAGGCGGCCTGGATGCGCGCCTATCACGCGGCGGATTCCGCGCCGCTCGACCTCGCGGTACTCGCAGCCGCGGCGCCCGAGATGCTTGCGGACTTGCGGCTCGTCCCGCACCCTTCAGCGGGCTTGATCCGTTCGGACTATCCAGTTGGCTCCATCTGGAGCGCGCATCAGCAGGACATGGTTGCGCCGCTCGTCGACTGGCGACCGCAGGCCGTCCTGGTCGTACGGCCACAGATGACCGTCAATGTCCATGTCGTTCCGCCGCAGGACGCGGTCTTTGCGGCCTGCTTGTTCAACGCCGCCACTCTTGGCGCGGCGGCAGAGGCTGCATTTACCGCTGGCCCCGCATTCGATTTCGGAACGGCGCTGATTGGTCTTGCCAGCCTCGGCGCATTCAGCGCCCTCCAACAGCACGAAGGAAATGTCGCATGA
- a CDS encoding DUF692 domain-containing protein: MSASKIPTSVLPARAGLGLKPKHYETILANRPDVGFFEVHAENYMGAGGPPHHYLEAITELYPLSLHGVGLSIGAARGLDKTHLKRLRGLIERYRPQSFSEHLAWSTHDTGFLNDLLPLPYTQETLARVIDHVDETQQALGRQLLLENPSTYVLFADSTIDEIDFLATIAERTGCGLLLDVNNVMVSAVNHRLDATSYIDRFPVERVGEIHLAGYDETIDDAGDRLLIDAHGTAVRSDVVALYEHTLARSGPLPTLIEWDNDVPDFDTLQAEAARADAMLAAEALRPKKRRMKAA, from the coding sequence ATGTCCGCTTCAAAAATTCCAACTTCCGTCTTGCCCGCGCGCGCCGGTCTCGGCCTCAAGCCCAAGCACTATGAGACTATTCTGGCCAATCGGCCGGATGTCGGCTTCTTTGAGGTGCATGCCGAGAACTACATGGGCGCCGGTGGGCCGCCGCATCATTATCTGGAAGCCATCACGGAACTCTATCCACTTTCGCTGCATGGCGTTGGCTTGTCGATCGGCGCGGCGCGCGGGCTCGACAAGACGCATCTAAAGCGGTTGCGCGGCTTGATCGAACGCTATCGACCGCAGAGTTTCTCCGAACATCTGGCCTGGTCGACCCACGACACGGGCTTTCTCAACGACTTGCTGCCGCTTCCTTATACACAAGAAACCCTGGCGCGCGTCATCGACCATGTCGACGAAACGCAGCAGGCACTCGGGCGACAACTGCTACTCGAAAACCCGTCGACCTATGTGCTGTTCGCGGACAGTACGATCGACGAAATCGATTTCCTCGCGACGATTGCGGAGCGCACCGGCTGCGGTCTGCTGCTCGACGTCAACAACGTGATGGTGTCGGCGGTGAACCATCGGCTCGACGCCACTAGCTATATCGACCGCTTCCCGGTCGAGCGTGTTGGCGAGATTCATCTCGCCGGATACGACGAGACCATCGACGACGCCGGCGACAGACTGTTGATCGATGCGCATGGTACGGCGGTCAGGAGCGATGTGGTGGCGCTCTACGAACACACGCTTGCGCGCAGCGGACCGCTGCCGACGCTGATTGAATGGGACAACGACGTTCCGGATTTCGACACCCTGCAGGCGGAGGCGGCACGCGCGGATGCGATGCTCGCCGCCGAAGCGCTACGCCCTAAAAAGCGTCGGATGAAGGCGGCATGA
- a CDS encoding DUF2282 domain-containing protein: MNRSTLTLTLAGSLATAIASVAFAAPLPAEKMVGNEKCYGIALKGQNDCAAGAGTTCAGTSTMDYQGNAWKAVPAGTCTSMNVDGHMGKLEPIKG; encoded by the coding sequence ATGAACCGTTCCACGCTCACCCTTACCCTCGCCGGCTCGCTCGCCACCGCTATTGCATCGGTTGCCTTCGCCGCACCGTTGCCGGCTGAGAAAATGGTCGGCAACGAGAAATGCTATGGCATCGCGCTCAAGGGTCAGAACGACTGCGCAGCCGGCGCCGGCACGACCTGCGCGGGTACCTCAACGATGGACTACCAGGGCAACGCCTGGAAGGCCGTGCCGGCCGGTACCTGCACCAGCATGAATGTCGATGGCCACATGGGCAAGCTGGAGCCGATCAAGGGCTGA
- a CDS encoding sigma-70 family RNA polymerase sigma factor has protein sequence MNGDAENELAMLLRAAIAGDERAYAAFLGRTAAIVRGFARRKIVLGGVDPEDIVQETLLAIHMKRHTWISDAPVLPWVYAIARFKLIDAFRKRGRHVEIEIGDIAETVAQPEAEAVSDREIGRVLDGLAPGQRSVVAAISIEGRSIGETADKFGMTETAVRVALHRGLRSIAKKFGRS, from the coding sequence TTGAACGGGGACGCGGAAAATGAACTTGCCATGCTGCTGCGCGCCGCGATCGCAGGGGATGAAAGGGCCTATGCTGCGTTTCTGGGACGCACCGCCGCCATCGTGCGTGGCTTCGCGCGTCGGAAGATCGTGCTGGGCGGCGTCGATCCCGAGGACATCGTGCAGGAAACGCTTCTGGCTATTCATATGAAGCGTCATACATGGATCAGCGACGCGCCTGTCTTGCCTTGGGTTTATGCGATCGCGCGCTTTAAGCTGATCGACGCTTTTCGAAAGCGTGGCCGCCATGTGGAGATCGAGATCGGCGACATCGCCGAGACGGTCGCTCAGCCGGAGGCCGAGGCGGTGAGCGACCGTGAGATCGGTCGCGTGCTGGATGGGCTGGCGCCGGGCCAGCGTTCTGTCGTAGCCGCGATTTCGATCGAGGGGCGTTCGATCGGCGAGACCGCCGACAAGTTCGGCATGACGGAGACGGCGGTGCGAGTTGCCCTGCACCGAGGTTTGCGATCGATCGCAAAGAAGTTTGGACGGAGCTGA
- a CDS encoding NrsF family protein, protein MQTNDLINALKADAPKQAMPLGYAWWVAIVAATIIAAGVFFVLIGPRSDFAVAAHTLRFLFKFIVTLALAVVAFVLLRVLSRPGSDVRRAACWLFLVPILLGTAVVAELFVVPSDQLVTVWWGSNVYVCLTFIPLIGLGPLAVFLAALRHGAPTRPRLAGAVAGLLAGGIAATFYAAHCTDDSPLFVATWYSIAIAGLAALGTVLGGRVARW, encoded by the coding sequence ATGCAGACCAACGACCTCATCAACGCCCTGAAGGCAGATGCGCCAAAGCAGGCGATGCCGCTTGGCTATGCATGGTGGGTGGCGATCGTCGCCGCGACGATCATCGCAGCGGGCGTCTTCTTCGTCCTTATCGGTCCGCGCTCCGACTTCGCGGTGGCCGCCCACACGCTGCGGTTCCTGTTCAAATTCATCGTCACACTTGCGCTCGCCGTCGTCGCTTTTGTGCTCCTGCGGGTGTTGTCGCGTCCCGGTTCCGATGTCAGACGCGCCGCTTGTTGGCTCTTTCTTGTGCCGATCCTTCTCGGCACTGCGGTGGTGGCCGAATTGTTCGTCGTGCCTTCTGATCAGTTGGTTACGGTCTGGTGGGGCAGTAACGTCTATGTCTGCCTGACCTTCATCCCGCTGATCGGTCTCGGCCCGCTGGCCGTTTTTCTGGCGGCGCTCCGTCACGGCGCGCCGACGCGCCCCCGCCTTGCCGGCGCCGTCGCTGGCCTGCTTGCCGGCGGCATCGCCGCAACCTTCTACGCAGCCCATTGCACCGACGATTCACCGCTGTTCGTCGCTACCTGGTATTCTATCGCTATCGCCGGCCTTGCAGCGCTCGGCACGGTCCTTGGCGGACGCGTTGCGCGCTGGTGA
- a CDS encoding LysR family transcriptional regulator produces MKREDLNDMLWFLAVAEERSFTKAAAKLGTSQSTISHTIKKLEARMGLRLLTRTTRSVSPTEAGERLIRSLAPRIEELESEIDELMEIRDKPAGTVRITLSDHALESVVWPKVRAVLKDYPDISLELNTDNAFRNIVEDRFDAGVRLGENVDKDMIAVRIGPDWRLVAVASPDYLASRPAPQTPQDLVGHDCINHRQSRSGGLYVWEFAKGTRELRVRVDGQLTFSTSYAMIDAAVNGYGIAYVPEDIVAREIASGHLVQVLDDWSPAFPGYYLYYPSRKQNSPAFKVVVEGLRQT; encoded by the coding sequence ATGAAACGGGAAGACCTGAACGACATGCTGTGGTTTCTGGCCGTCGCCGAGGAACGCAGCTTCACGAAGGCGGCGGCGAAGCTCGGCACGTCGCAATCGACGATCAGCCATACGATCAAGAAGCTAGAGGCGCGCATGGGCCTGCGGCTCTTGACCCGCACCACCCGCAGTGTCTCGCCTACGGAAGCGGGAGAGCGGCTGATCCGTTCGCTTGCACCTCGGATCGAAGAACTCGAGTCCGAGATCGACGAACTGATGGAGATCAGGGACAAGCCCGCGGGGACGGTCAGGATCACCCTGTCGGACCATGCGCTGGAGAGCGTGGTCTGGCCGAAAGTGCGAGCGGTCCTGAAGGACTATCCGGACATCAGTCTAGAGCTGAACACCGACAACGCTTTCCGTAACATCGTTGAGGACCGGTTCGACGCAGGCGTTCGACTTGGCGAGAACGTCGACAAGGACATGATCGCCGTTCGGATCGGCCCCGACTGGCGTCTCGTTGCAGTGGCGTCTCCGGACTATCTTGCCAGCCGGCCAGCGCCGCAGACGCCACAGGACCTCGTCGGCCATGACTGCATCAATCATCGCCAGTCGCGATCAGGCGGTCTTTATGTCTGGGAATTCGCCAAGGGAACGAGGGAGCTCCGGGTGCGTGTCGACGGACAGCTCACCTTCAGCACCAGCTACGCGATGATCGACGCCGCGGTGAACGGATATGGGATCGCCTATGTACCGGAAGACATCGTCGCGAGGGAGATCGCATCCGGCCATTTAGTGCAGGTCCTCGATGACTGGTCCCCGGCCTTCCCAGGATATTACCTGTATTATCCGAGCCGAAAGCAGAACTCGCCTGCCTTCAAGGTCGTGGTCGAAGGCTTGCGGCAGACGTAG